A window of Onychostoma macrolepis isolate SWU-2019 chromosome 01, ASM1243209v1, whole genome shotgun sequence contains these coding sequences:
- the tmem144a gene encoding transmembrane protein 144a translates to MNSRVVALIIALLCALSTGAAQHLDTVEWLSESEGPSASVELQQESNSTNSSDLTYGFISCAVSVVFFGSNFVPVKKIETGDGMFFQWILCAAIWTVSLVVNIILHSPKFWPLVMLGGAIWATGNITVVPIVKTIGLGVGLLIWASFNLLLGWASSRFGWFGIGAETVSKPVLNSCGAGLCLLSAIVFFFVKTDVQRSATSEETPLLIDHSVNSESVVATDDSWVDALTPRNKRLVGTFLAVVAGLLYGSSFVPVLYIKNHASDPDSQYSGASQFDLDYVFAQYSGIFLTSTVYFILYCAIKKNRPQVFPKAVLPGFLSGIMWGVATCCWFLANHYLSAVVSFPIITTVPGLIAALWGVLVFKEVKGWRNYIVLVIAFCLVLSGALLTAFSKV, encoded by the exons ATGAATTCTCGCGTGGTCGCGCTCATCATTGCGCTCCTCTGCGCGCTCTCCACCGGCGCCGCGCAACACCTGGACACAG TGGAGTGGCTATCAGAGTCAGAAGGCCCAAGCGCATCCGTGGAGCTTCAGCAAGAATCCAACAGTACCAACTCGTCTGATCTGACTTATGGATTCATATCCTGCGCCGTATCAGTAGTCTTCTTCGGGAGCAACTTTGTACCAGTGAAAAAGATAGAGACTGGTGATG GTATGTTTTTCCAGTGGATTCTATGCGCTGCTATATGGACAGTCTCCCTAGTGGTGAACATCATTCTACATAGTCCAAAGTTTTGGCCTCTTGTTATGCTGGGAGGAGCCATCTGGGCTACTG GTAATATAACTGTAGTTCCTATTGTAAAGACTATTGGGCTTGGTGTTGGTCTTCTTATATGGGCTTCGTTTAATCTGCTTTTGGGTTGGGCCAGCTCAAG GTTTGGCTGGTTTGGTATTGGTGCCGAGACTGTTTCCAAACCAGTACTGAACTCCTGTGGAGCAGGTCTTTGTTTACTTAG tgccattgtttttttctttgtgaagACTGATGTTCAAAGATCTGCAACATCTGAAGAAACACCATTACTAATAGACCAT AGTGTgaactccgaatctgtggtaGCAACAGATGATTCCTGGGTGGACGCATTAACACCACGCAACAAACGGCTAGT TGGAACGTTTCTTGCTGTTGTTGCTGGACTGCTGTACGGATCATCATTTGTTCCAGTTCTGTACATTAAAAATCATGCATCAGATCCAGACAGCCAATACAGTGGGGCTAGCCAGTTTG ATCTGGATTACGTCTTTGCACAATACAGTGGGATTTTCCTCACTAGTACAGTGTATTTCATCCTGTACTGTGCTATCAAAAAAAACAGACCTCAAGTTTTTCCTAAAGCAGTACTGCCAG GATTCCTTTCTGGCATCATGTGGGGTGTAGCCACGTGCTGCTGGTTCCTGGCCAACCACTATCTCAGTGCTGTAGTGAGCTTCCCTATTATCACAACA GTTCCTGGATTGATTGCAGCTCTTTGGGGTGTTCTCGTGTTCAAAGAAGTGAAG gGTTGGCGAAATTACATTGTCCTCGTCATTGctttctgtcttgttttatcTGGGGCATTATTGACTGCATTCTCAAAggtttaa
- the med28 gene encoding mediator of RNA polymerase II transcription subunit 28, which yields MASSMGGMFPGQQPPGAHPPTGSGAPGQPGLLTGPPGNRGANNTLVDELEASFEACFASLVSQDYVNGTDQEEIRTGVDQCIQKFLDVARQTECFFLQKRLQLSVQKPEQVEKEDASELKNELQRKEMLIQKHLTKIHHWQQVLEDINVQHKKPTELPQGPLAFLEQASANIPAPMKPN from the exons ATGGCGTCGTCCATGGGCGGTATGTTCCCCGGTCAGCAGCCTCCTGGAGCTCATCCACCTACAGGATCTGGCGCTCCAGGTCAGCCAGGACTTCTCACAGGTCCTCCTGGTAACAGAGGGGCAAATAACACTTTAGTAGATGAGCTGGAAGCTTCTTTCGAG GCGTGTTTTGCATCTCTTGTCAGTCAAGACTATGTGAATGGAACAGACCAGGAAGAAATTCGGACTG GGGTTGATCAGTGTATACAGAAGTTTCTGGATGTAGCCAGACAGACTGAATGTTTCTTCCTTCAGAAAAGACTGCAGCTGTCTGTACAGAAACCAGAACAGGTGGAAAAAgag GATGCATCAGAACTGAAGAATGAACTCCAGAGGAAAGAAATGCTAATTCAGAAACATCTTACCAAGATCCATCATTGGCAGCAGGTGTTGGAAGACATCAACGTCCAGCATAAGAAGCCCACAGAACTGCCGCAGGGTCCACTGGCCTTCCTGGAACAGGCCTCGGCCAACATTCCTGCACCCATGAAACCAAACTGA